A segment of the Cricetulus griseus strain 17A/GY chromosome 6, alternate assembly CriGri-PICRH-1.0, whole genome shotgun sequence genome:
CTGGGAAATCCTGGAGAGCCTTGGCTTACCAGGGGTGTAAGGAAAGCCAGCGACTGTAACAGATGTGGTGGAGAAGGGAGAAACGTCCTGTACTCACCATGGATCCATATTTATAGACGCACAGTATCTCGATGCCTGTTGAGAGTGAGCTCCAAGGTTAGACTCAGACCACAGCTATGGAATCCACACTCACAATCTCCATCTAACATCTAAAAGCTTAGCTCTGTGGACATTACCAATGAAAAACTACGTTCTCAATTCCATATATTAAACATTGCCTTAAATGACTACAGCCTCTCTACTGATCACCATGCTGGAGACTGAAACTAAAGCATGATGCATGTTCGTCAAGTGCCACACCACTGAGCTACCCCCTAGCCCACACAGTACACTGAGCACCACTGAGCTACCCCCTAGTCCATACAGCACACTGAACAAATGTCCTAAGAGCAGAAAACATGTGACAGCATGACTCAGTCACGACTGGACTGTCATCCCAAATAGTCCAGGAGAGATTACCATGTGGGTCAGCATCTACCAGTGTGAACACAGGAATATGAAATGTGTCCCACAGCTTCTTCACCAGGAGCCTCGTGTTCAGATCTGGAATGCCCTTTCCCTGAAAGCAGACAGAGTCAGGCATTGTGGCCTCACAAGGACGGTCTGGGTACATTCTGCTTGTATTTCATCAGCACTGATAAGTGTGCCACACCCTGAGTTCCAGGTTGATGGTAAGGAGAATGTACAGTACTCAACAAGAAGAGCCCTGTATGTTCacatttctgcttcctgaatgcctGTTTGAAGTCCCCACCCCCAGGAAGCATCTCTTCAGGACCAGAGAGAATAAAGGCCTTACACACTTATGAGTGCTCACCCTGTTGTGTCTGAAATAGCAGATGGGggaaggccagtgagatggcacagcagataaagcctgatgacctgagttcaatcaccagaacccacatgatgccAGCAAAGATGGACCAGACACCTACAGATTGTCCTTCATCTTCTAGATCGATTCTTTGCTCTTTCACGTAAGATTACCACTAGGATTTCCTGCCATCACCCCAAGAGTCCATGCCAAAACCGCACTTGGAACTCTCTCACCAAGAGCTGAGTGCTTGTGTCTGTCCTGCGGCTCTGAGCGGTGCCGCTGCAGTAAGGTGCCACAGGTCGTGTAGACTTCCCCACAATCAGGAGTCACCTAGTCCTTCTCAAGTGTCCTTCATTCAGTCCCCACCCCCTACCATACACACACTGAGGTAAGTCCAAACCTTACAAGAAGCCATCTGCCCCACAGGCTGCCACACACCCCTAGTAAGCCTCCTGTGAGCCTATCTTTTTGCTGTGGGACTGGCTAGGTCTACAAGGCTCCCCCAGCTGCCCTACACCTCCTCTCCTCATGGGACTCTCTCCTAGCTATGCTAAGGCTGCACTTCCGGCCACTCTAACAAAGCACAGCACTATAAGCAGCTTTCTTCTCTGAGGAGCAGGTTTTTGACAGCTGTGTGGAGTGATCAGAGATCAGAGACAGGGATCCTGATCCATCTTCTTACTTGGCAGCCCCCATCTGCGTGCACCCCAAGCTTTCTTCCCTCCTGTAGCCAGTTCCTGGGATTTCTCCTCACATACCATACCACAGGAAGCTAACTACCTTTAGTAGAGCCATGCTTCTGTGTCACATAAATTCCTGTCAGAACACTACCCTTCAGTGTGAGGGCTCAGGAGGTGAGGCTTTGGAATAGAGGCAGAAGGGTGGCCTCCCCCAAATGGGATGGAACCCTTACATAAGGGACCTTGAAAGACTTTCTCCTGCCTGTGTCTTGCTCTTCCCTTCCTTGTGAACACTCAGTGAGAAGACAGCTTCTTAACAGCTAGGAAGTGGGCCACACTTAGCAGACAGAGAATCAGGTCTTGGCCCCAGGCTGCTACTCTGAGAGGCACACATGTTGCTTCACTCTCCCTGCTGCCGAATTTCTGGGCTAGCTGCTGCTGGCTGAGTACTGCATTAGCTGAGCCACACTGTAGTCCCACTGGTGTCACACAGCCACCTGTGTCCTTCACTGTCCCTGTGCATTGTGGAAAGGGAAGCTCCTTTAGCCTGACCCAGTGCATCACCTGGGATACAGTCATGTGAAGGACGGCAAGCCCTGTCAGTGCCCACAGCCCTGGAGAGACACTGAACTAGGAATGGGGGGGACGGGAGGGGGGCACAGAGgagcaagaaaacaaagcccaTTTGGGGAAATTGCTGCTGTTTAAGAATAGAGAACCTCATCTGAACTTGAGTTGGGTTTAAGGATGTTGAAATAAGCACCTTGGACATTTCTGCTCTGTGACACTAGATACGGTGCACACTCTATGGACAGAGAGGACACGGTACACACTCTatggacagggacagggacacagTGCACACTCTATGGACAGAGAGGACACGGTGCACACTCTATGGACAGAGAGGACACGGTGCACACTCTATGGACAGAGAGGACACGGTGCACACTCTATGGACAGGGAGGACACGGTGCACACTCTATGCACAGGGAGGACACGGTGCACACTCTATGCACAGAGAGGACACGGTACACACTCTATGCACAGGGAGGACACGGTGCACACTCTATGCACAGAGAGGACACGGTGCACACTCTATGGACAGAGAGGACACGGTGCACACTCTATGCACAGGGAGGACATGGTGCACATTCTATGCACAGAGAGGACATGGTGCACACTCTATGGACAGAGAGGACACGGTGCACACTCTATGGACAGAGAGGACACGGTGCACACTCTATGCACAGAGAGGACACGGTGCACACTCTTTGGACAGAGAGGACATGGTGCACACTCTATGGACAGGGAGGACACGGTGCACACTCTATGGACAGAGAGGACACGGTGCACACTCTATGCACAGAGAGGACACGGTGCACACTCTATGCACAGGGAGGGATGTGGTGCCCGGATGTTGCTGGAACTGTGTCCAGCACCACAGTGATAGAGTGAGGCAAATGTCCTACCGTGACCATGATGCATGGGGACATTCTGCTGCAGAAGTTGTCGTCCAGGAGCCGTTGAAATGTTGCATCCTTCTCTACTATTAACAGGAACTTtgcatctgtgatgagatctgtgGGGCTAAGGCTGAGAAACTGCAGGCATAGCATCTGAGTTCAGTCACCGCTGCGTTACAGTACCATATGCCTCGACTCAAAGGCAGCTACAGCAAAAGGTTTCATTTTGCCTCCCAATGTCTATATTCACCCAGGTATATAGGTGCCGTCTCTGCTTCACAGTGAGCTCCTGAAAGCCCTAGCAAGGGGCCTGTGGCTACTTGTCTCTATGGTCTAACTTGTTTGTTACACAACAGGAAGGCAAAGCTCTTTGAAACAGCATTCCAGTTTAAACAGTCTTCCCACTGAAGGATACTACGGATCCCTTGGATGTTAGATGGCACAGCAGTAGcctaagttaaaaagaaaaaacaaaacaggcagtttgtaagttaaataaaaagtaagtgtAACTACATTTTATAATTCGTCACCACAAGCATATGCTTTCGGTTTTCTTTGGGTAATCTAGAGACTGTCGCTCAGTGAGGAACAGACAGACCCTAGGAAAGCAGACACAAGTGGCTTCCCCAGCAGGGAAGGTTGTGGAAACTTTGCACAGCTGTGGCTCAGCAGACAGGATGAACAAAAGTGTCCCGATGCGGGGCCTCAGCAGCACCGCCGGGCCCCATCTTGATGGGAGCATCCGCCCACCCACATCACTGCTCTAGTGCAGCATCAGGGTTTGGGGAGGAAATGTGTTCATTTCAGAACCACACAGATTATGTAAATAGCCATGCCAAAAAGGCCATGCCACACACTATTTGAAAATATCAGCACACTTTAAAAGAGAATTGTGTCTGTTTATTTCGATATGACAATTAGCATATTTGAAAACTGCATGCTTGGTGTAGAACCCCATAAAGCACACACCTTTTCACccatcaattttattttaaaatctctggggccagaaagatggatcagtgggtaaaagtacttgccacacaggcctgatgacctgagtttgatcccaggaacccATAGTGACAGGAGGGAGCGGTTTTtgaaagtggtcctctgacctccacacttgtgcTGGGGCCCACACGCacctgtgagcacacacatgcatcacacgCATATTCAcacaattagaaataattttaccTTGTCTCTAAATTACACAAGAAAGCAAGGAATGAAATCCAGTTCACAAGGGAAGGGGTTGTGCGGCACTGAGCAGGAGAGACAGAAACGGCTCACCGTGGCACTACAGGTGCACTGCACTCGGGTACCATCTTCCTCCACGTATCTCAAGTTGCCGGCAATCAACCCCTTGGATGTCGATAACTGGAAAGAATAACATGTTTGAAGCCATCCCCATCAATATACTTTTCGCTACCAGCCTCTCCTCATGCTCATCTCGTAAGATATTATTTGTATTGTAGCTTAGATCAGAATCTGGGTAGGTGGAGCGAGTGGAAGGCATGTAAGGGCATTTGGGAAATGAAAATATCTGAAAAGGTCCAAAGGAACATACTGGAAACCGGTTAAGGCTGTGTTGAGAAAATACACTATCAAATGACATGAAAAGAGGACAGAGTGCACTTTTCCCCCAGACAAGGTCtcgctgcctgcctctgcctctgctctggaACTAAGGGCAACTACCGTTTTGCTTTGCATCAGTATTTTGTACTTGGAGTGGCTCACCACATGCAGGCTCCTCCTGGGCACTTTCAGCATACAGGAAATGTCATCTATAATGTTGTCCACTGAAGCTTGGTTCCCAAAGAGTTGGCTGTTAGTGTAGAATATGTCTCTATGGAAATGTGAGGTGACATTGTGAATGAGCACCATGTCCCCAGACTGTGACAAGCATAGAGTACTATGTGGAGGACACTTACTGCAAGAAACACAGCATACGAGGAGAGCTACTAACTGCCTGGGGTCCAGGCTTCATGGCTTTTCaaagcatcttttaaaagttaatggGGGCTCTAAGAgggacggctcagcagttaagagcactggctgctcttccagagcgcctgggttcaattcccagtacctacatggctgcaaacaagtatctgtaactccagctccaagggaactGGCAGTGTCTTCTGCTTCTTCAGACACCAGGCATGTGgtgtatagacacacatgcagacaaaacacccacattaaattttaaaacaggtaATTTAACTCAATCTCACACTGCATTATTGAGAATGAATTTGCCAGAACAGTATGTTTACCTCTTGGTTGCGTAAGTGTTGCTTTGTACTAGCTTATAAATCATGGATAGTATTTTCAGAATCAAAGCTGGAAAATAAGACATAAGGAACAATTTGCTTCTCTCTCACATTAATTTGAAAGATACTTTTATCAAAAATTTTAACTGTCCCCTCTATGTGTCtataatgctttaaaattatctttccaAAAGAGAAGGGTTAGGTAAAGAATAAAATCAAGGGTTTTCTTGGCAGCAAATCAGAGTAATTTCCCCTGAACATGAACCTAGAGCATGCTTCCTTCGAGTGGCAGTTCGCTTCCAGTGTTACTGACAACGACAAGTCTAgaaatttgttttggttttttcaagacagggtttttctgtgtaacagccctggctgtcctggtactcgctctatagaccaggctggcttcaaaatcagagatctgcccgcctctgcctccccagtgctgggattaaatgagtgtgccaccacccctcAGCCTAGAGATTTATTTTAAGGACAAGGTACCTATTGAAGAACACGTGAAGACATCCAATTACGAACAGCTAAGCTCTAGAAATAGCTAACTCATTTATTGTTGATGACTCAATGCCATGAAGGATTAACTTACCAAATTTTTTAACTGATTTTGGTGAGtcacttttgatttttcttgtgGTACACTGAGGTATCAACTGAAGGCCGACAGAATCTTCAAACCTGTTGTTTGGttcaaaacaaaggaacaaaatggGAAAGACTTAATTCCTGGACACACACTTGGTATGACCTTCTGCATATCATGTACACATGcacggaggccagaggttgaccttGAGAATTGTTCTGGGTTCTGGCACCACCCATCTTGTTTTAGGAGACAATCTTTGTCtcattgtcctggagctcactgatcacCATAGGCTGGCTGGTctgtgagcctcagggatccacgtttccacatcctcagccctgggattacaggcatatgctggAGTTTGTTTTTATGGGGTTGCTGGGCAGCCTAACACGGCTGCTGCtgctacacagcaagcactttggcCGCTCAGCCATCTCCCACATCTCCTCTCTATGTGAGCATGGGAGCTTAGGACACCCGAAGGTTCAAACTGGCTAGCAAaggtatggtgtatgtgtgtgcatcgtTCTGTTGGGGGAAGACTGTGTGTATGGAATACTGACATATATTTTGCTATTATCTTTTTTTGCTATTATGTATTTTGACAGTGTGTATGGAATACTTACATATATTTTGCTATTatgtattttacttattttgccATTATTCCTTCTCAGTTAATAATTCAgatcgccgggtgttggtggcacactcctttaatcccagcacttgggaggcagaggcaggcagatctctgtgagtttgaggccagcctggtttccagagcgagtgccaggacaggctctaaagctacacagagaaaccctgtctcgaaaaacaaaaaaaaaaaacaaacaaaaaaaattccgGTTCAATTTAGTactaatttttgaatattttatttcaatttaccCACAAATTAACACTGTGTGAACTACTGATGTGTGTTAAACTGAACCTCCCAGGCTTTCCTAACGGTGGCAGAAGACGCCAGGAGAATACACCATACAGCAGTTGCTTTGAAACTATGTGAAATCCATCTTTCCAGACACACTGCCCAAGTATCCATCTTATGCTAATGATATTACCTTCAAATAACACTTTCAAAGGTCTCCCTAGGCCCTGTCCCCTGTAACTTCGACAGAGTCTGACTGTTTGTGCCAAACCTTTGTCACTAGGCTGGAGAACTTGGAGAAAGGTGCCAGATGAGGCCTGAACCCTGTGCTATGTTCAGGGTGCGTGCACTGCGGCCTGCATGTCAGCACTGACTGCAGCTGCCTGAGCAATGGCTTGCTTTTGCAGAGTGGAGGACAACTGAACCAGGgtgtttccccagtgctgagaagcATGGCTCTACATTTGCTGTTTTCAGAAGGGCAAAGAGACTTTGAGCCATCCCCTCCCTCAGTGTGGTTCTAGATAGCCCCCTTGTCTTGGCCTCATTTTCACACTGACTCCAGTTCACACAGCCTTTCAGTTTTGGCGTTATCTTTTACACTGAATTCAGTTCACACAGCCCTTCTGTGGTGCATGGATTTTGTAAACCTGCTAATTTTTATGGGACAGGTACAGGGAATGAAAAGAATGACATATGACTATAACTCTAAAACAAATTGAAATAACAACATagatattgcattttaaaataaaactgcagggaccaggcatggtggcacatacatatttttttctatatttatttatttttttttatttatttcaagacagggtctctctgtgtagtcctggctgtcctggaactcgctctgtagactagactgcctcgaactcacagagatccatctgcttctgcctcctgagtgctgggattaaagatgtgtaccagcACTGCCCACCtggccaggcacatacctttaataccagtgctagggagtcagaagcaggcagatctctgaattcgatgttagcctggtctacattgtgagttacaggccagctgGGCATTAcagtgagaccttctctcaaataaataaataaaacaatgaagtaaacttcagggtctggagagatggctgggcagtt
Coding sequences within it:
- the Spo11 gene encoding meiotic recombination protein SPO11 isoform X3, which gives rise to MAFAPAGPEASFFDALERHRAALLAAEKRGAGESPAGAARARPASRFEDSVGLQLIPQCTTRKIKSDSPKSVKKFALILKILSMIYKLVQSNTYATKRDIFYTNSQLFGNQASVDNIIDDISCMLKVPRRSLHVLSTSKGLIAGNLRYVEEDGTRVQCTCSATATAVPSNIQGIRNLITDAKFLLIVEKDATFQRLLDDNFCSRMSPCIMVTGKGIPDLNTRLLVKKLWDTFHIPVFTLVDADPHGIEILCVYKYGSMSMSFEAHSLTVPTIRWLGLLPSDIQRLNIPKDSLIPLTKHDQRKLDSILKRPYITYQPLWRKELEMMADSKMKAEIQALTFLSADYLSRVYLPNKLRFGGWI
- the Spo11 gene encoding meiotic recombination protein SPO11 isoform X2; translated protein: MAFAPAGPEASFFDALERHRAALLAAEKRGAGESPAGAARARPASSSEVLTSIENIIQDIIKSLARNEVPAFTIDNRSRWENITFEDSVGLQLIPQCTTRKIKSDSPKSVKKFALILKILSMIYKLVQSNTYATKRDIFYTNSQLFGNQASVDNIIDDISCMLKVPRRSLHVLSTSKGLIAGNLRYVEEDGTRVQCTCSATATAVPSNIQGIRNLITDAKFLLIVEKDATFQRLLDDNFCSRMSPCIMVTGKGIPDLNTRLLVKKLWDTFHIPVFTLVDADPHGIEILCVYKYGSMSMSFEAHSLTVPTIRWLGLLPSDIQRLNIPKDSLIPLTKHDQRKLDSILKRPYITYQPLWRKELEMMADSKMKAEIQALTFLSADYLSRVYLPNKLRFGGWI
- the Spo11 gene encoding meiotic recombination protein SPO11 isoform X4; the protein is MAFAPAGPEASFFDALERHRAALLAAEKRGAGESPAGAARARPASRFEDSVGLQLIPQCTTRKIKSDSPKSVKKFALILKILSMIYKLVQSNTYATKRDIFYTNSQLFGNQASVDNIIDDISCMLKVPRRSLHVLSTSKGLIAGNLRYVEEDGTRVQCTCSATATAVPSNIQGIRNAKFLLIVEKDATFQRLLDDNFCSRMSPCIMVTGKGIPDLNTRLLVKKLWDTFHIPVFTLVDADPHGIEILCVYKYGSMSMSFEAHSLTVPTIRWLGLLPSDIQRLNIPKDSLIPLTKHDQRKLDSILKRPYITYQPLWRKELEMMADSKMKAEIQALTFLSADYLSRVYLPNKLRFGGWI